The DNA region AGATCAGTAAGAGCCTGGTATTCTCTCCATAGAAAAATGTGGGTTTGTGCTGGAAATTCAGGGATTAAATAGCCAATGGTTGTCTTGGGCGTGGGTATGGAGTAGAAGGATTGCACAGAAGGCTTGGCAGTAGCCAATTCCTGAGTGCGATTGAGAGTGGGTCTTACGGAAGTCATGGTGTTCTCTAAATCATGCTATTTGGTACTGCTGGAGCACTATTGAAAATTGCTCAACCGGTAGCTCTTGCACCCAGTAAGTCCAGAACCTGAGGAAGCCTTGATTCCATGTAATCTGTCGTAGCCGGAACTTAAGCTACAACGCCGCTAGCCGCTCTAAATACCGGCTGCCGTTGCCGGTAATCCTGATGGGTCGTGTTTCCCACAGTGACTTGAACATCCAACGCTTCAAATACTAGAGAGATCACGCGATCGACTTCACTGAGAGTCATATTGGCAGACATGGGCAGGCGCACAATGCGATCGCTGAAGTCATCAGTAACCGTCATTTCACCTGATGTCCGACCAAATTTCTGGCCAGCGGGAGCACTGTGCAAAGGAACATAGTGGAACGTCGCGGTGACACCATTGTCCTTAAGGTATTTCAGAACATGGGTGCGGGTTGCCAAACTATCTACTAATAAGTAGTAGATGTGAGCATTATGCTGACAGTTGGCCGGGATTTTGGGCCGTTGCGCAATTTGTTCAAACTCTAAGCTGGCGAAGGCTAAGTGATAGCGTGCCCACAGCCTTAATCGCTGCTGAGTAATTGCCTCGCTTTGTTCAAGCTGGGCATATAAGAACGCCGCCGTCAGTTCACTGGGTAAAAAGGATGACCCCACATCTACCCAGGTATACTTATCAACCTCGCCCCGGAAAAACTTGCTGCGGTTGGTTCCCTTTTCCCAAATGATTTCCGCCCGCTCTACCAGTTCAGGATCATTAATCACCAAAGCGCCTCCTTCCCCGGCCACAATATTTTTAGTGGCATGGAAACTGAAGGCGGCCAGGTTACCAAATGTACCAAGCGGCTGTCCCTTGTATTGGGCAAACGCTCCCTGGGCAGCATCTTCAACTACAGTCAGACCGTATTGCTTGGCGATCCCGACGATCGCATCCATCTCACAACCGACCCCAGCATAATGCACGGGTGAGATCGCTTTTGTTTTAGACGTGATCGCGGCTTCCACCTTCGCCTCATCCAGGTTCAGCGTATCTGGGCGAATGTCCACAAAAACGGGAACGCCACCCCGTAAAACAACCGCATTAGCCGTTGAAACGAAGGTATAAGACGGCATGATGACTTCATCACCGGGCTGAATATCGGCCAGGATCGCCGCCATTTCTAACGCGGCAGTACACGAATTAGTTAATAGAACCTTTTGGCAGCCCAGGTAGTCTTTCAACCAGTTTTGGCAACGCTTGGTAAAGGCTCCATCTCCGGCAATGTTGCCGCTTTCGATCGCTTGGCTCAAATATTGCAGTTCTTTACCAGTCGTGTTTAGTCTTGAGAAGGGGATAGTACCGTGAAGCATAGCTTTAGTAGATGGGTGAGTGGATCAGGTGAGTTGAATAAAGTCTTGGAAATTTGTGATTCAGCAAACAGGATTCAGTTAGCAAAAATCTATTTAAACCAAGCCCAGCTAGAGAACAGTCATTTGTATGTCTAAGGATTCTGTCAATCCACAAATGCTAGGCAAATTGCTGCTGGAGTATGGTAAATCTACGCATTTAAGTCATCTTTAAGAGCTGGCAAAGCTTTAACAGGTTTCGTTACCTAGAATATATACGGAGAAAACTGGGCTTGTAATCTCTGGCACTGTGATTTTTACAGCATCTTTATCAATTCTTAGGTACTCTAAGGAAGAAACACACGGATTGTTATCCGTAATACTTAGATCAATTACAACCAGGCAACCGTTAAAGATATAAAAAATTTATGAAGCCATTGGGTATCATCCGTAATGATGGGCTTTATCCGGGATAGATCTGATCCCTGCCTGATCAGAACAGCAAGGGTGTTTAAGAAAATGATGAACTGGTACCCAGATCTCATCCTGGCGGATAAAGTTTCGTCAATTCCGTTGCGATTATTCAACCGCCTGAAGAAGGATTAAGACAGGAGGGCGTAACGAACAGTTCTACCATCCAACGTTGGTCAAAATATTCGGGACTGAGACACTATGCGACTATTGATGCTGCAATATGCGGGAGATTATCGTGAAGCTGTTCAACGCTTTGCCAGAGGTGGAAGCGAGAATTACTATGCTCAGAAATATACTGTGAACGGTGTTGCCGAACTGGCCCAGCACCTGGAAGAGGTTTCAGTGGTTTGCTGTCTGAGCGACGAGCCTTATAACGAGGTGTTAGAAAATGGCGTTCGAGCGATCGGGGGTGGATTTCATGATTATGTTGATGAAAATAAAGTCATTCAACTGATTGCTCAGCAAAACCCAACCCACCTTGTCATGAGTACCCCCATGCGTAGAGTATTACGGTGGGCCATTAAGAACCGGATTAACGTATTGATGATGCTGGCTGAGTCAATTGTGGTGCAAGGGTGGCGCGATCGCTGGCACAGTTTCAGGCTCTCCCAACTTCTCAATCATCCACAGGTGGAATGGGTGGGGAGCTACGGCATGACATCCTCCAAATTACTTCAGCGCTTGGGCGTAAACCCCGACAAAATTATCCCCTGGGATCTTCTCATTGCGTCTACGCCAGGTTCCTACTCTGCCAAAACGATCGCCCATCCATCAGAAGCGTGGCAATTGATTTATGTGGGAGCCTTAGCTGAATCTAAAGGAGTCGGGGATATCCTAAGAGCCGTAGCTATCCTCCGTCAAAATAATTTTCCTGTCAAGTTGCAAATTGTTGGCAAAGATGGTGAAGGTACGTTTGCAAAACTGGCCCAGGAACTTGAACTTGCAGAGATTGTTGAGTTTTTGGGGATGATTCCAAACAGTGAGGTTGTCCCCCGAATGCGAGATGCTGATGTAGTATTGGTAACCAGTCGGCATGAATATACGGAAGGATTTCCCCTGACAATTCACCATGCGCTGTGTTCACGGACTCCCATCATTGCCTCAGATCACCCTATGTTCTGTGAACATCTCAAACATGAGGTAAATTCAGTGATGTATCCGGCTGGTAACCCTGCCGCCTTAGCTTCTGCAATTGTGCAGCTTTTTAGTAATCCCGCACTTTACGAAAAATTATCGCAAGAATCTTACAATACCTGGTATCAGTTGCGGGTTCCGGTGAAATGGTACGAGATAATTCATCGCTGGGTGTTCCCATCCGATGCCAATCATCAATGGCTCTACGAACACCGCTTAGCGGCTGGTAAGCAGTAGCAAGGTTTTCATCATCGGTTGAAGAAATTGCCCCCGGCACGATATCCGTGAAGAGACGGTGCTGGGGGCAGTTTTCAAGTGTCTTGAACTTTCCAGATTCCGGCTGTATTCCAGCTATCCCGGCAATAGCGCGGGAGACTTATGCCGCTCTCGATCGCTGCCATCAGTTACAGCCCAAAAATCAGGCTTCTCTGTCTGATGGCCCAGTACCCAGTTGTAAATTTCCAGGGTCTTTTGCGCTTTTCTCTCCCAAGCATAATAGCTTTCGGTAAAGCGGCGGCCAGCCTTGCCCAACTCAATCACCCGTTGCGGATTCTGTACGAGAGCTTCCAGTTCCTGGGTATAAGACCTGACCAAATGATCGACATCTCCTAAGGGAACTTTGACTCCGCAGCCTGGAGCAACGCGAGTCGCAGGGCCACCGTAGTTCACAGCGACACAAGCCATCCCAGACATCATGGCCAGGGTGAGAACACCGCCTCCCTGTTCGCGAATCGACGGAAACGCAAAGATTTCTGACTCGCGCATTAACCGTCCAACTTCACTTTGAGGAATCGATCCGGTGAACTCGACGCACTCTGACAGCCCTTCCTCTTCAACAATGCGATCGAGGCGGGGACGTTCTGGCCCATCCCCCACCATCACCAGGCGATGTTGGCGCAGAATGGGGCTGGCGGCAAAGCTCCGCAGCACCACCTCTGGCATCTTGAAGGGAACCAGCCGACCGACAAATAGAACGGTCATTTTGTCCTTGATCTGGCGTTCTGGGAGGGGAAACAGATCGGGATCTACCCCACCCTCTGAAAAGTTGATGATGCGATCGCGGGCTGAGGCTGGTAAATCGGCGATCGTATGGTCATAAGCGGCCAAAATCGCAGCGGCGCGAGCATAGGTCGCCCGATAGAACGGCAGCCAGCGGTGGGCCTCACGAACATGATTCATCCATTCCCGTTCCCGCTGCATTTGTTGCTTAAACTGTTGCGGCCAGGGCAACCCACCCAACAAGGGGCCAATCACAAAAGGCACCGGACTCCAACGGGCGATCGGACTGGGAATGGTGGGGGACATGGGACTAACCCGATGAATGATGTCGAATTGCCCACTTTGTATTTCTTTGCGGAATCGCTGCCAGACAGCCCATTCAAAGGCCAGGTAGCTGGGATAGCCCAGTGCAACCTTTAAGGTCATTGCCGCATTGGCATCTCCGCTCAGAAAATAGGACAGTTTAGCCAATGGAGCAGCAATATTTTCTGTATCCAGATAAACGACTTCCGCATTTCCCATACCAACCGCTTCAATGTTGGGTTTGTTGCGGATCTGAGTGGCTACTACCACATCCGCATAGTCTGAGACTTTACAGATGTAGTTGTAGACCAGGGCCGGTAAAGAGTGCCATTCCGGATTGCAATCATCTGCCAGGATTAAGATTCGGTGCCGGTCAGCACGTTTATGAGAATTTGGCATCATTGGGTGCTCCTACCGGACGGTGATCTCGGCTGCTAATTGCTTATCGGTAGGCACCGTGGCCAGCAGTTCATCTTGTAAAGCTCGTCGGACTCGATCGCTGTCCTGAATCGCTAATCGAATAATTCCACAAATTTTGCTGATATCTTCTGGAGTTACTCCTGTTCCTGTTGGGAGAGACATCACCTTTTCCGTCAACTTTTCGGTTTCAGGAAGCAGCAGATGAGCATTAGGGAAATAGGAGCGATACGGCTCCATTTTGTGGCAACCGGGGTAGAAGTAACGCCGAGCCAGTACGTTTTCTGCATGCAAGACCTTGACTAACTCGTTGCGGTTAATCCCAGCTTCCCACTCATCGATTTCCAGAATGATGTACTGGTAGTTGTTCTTTTCAGCTTCATTGTAAGTAACGAGCCGCACTCCGGGCACATCCCGCAATTCAGCTTGATACTGTTTATAGTTGCGGTAGTTGGTGGCAATAAAGTCATCCACGCTTTCCAGGCCAGTGATACCCATCGCCGCTGACATTTCGTTCATCTTGCCATTGGTACCGACATAAATCACGTTGTCGTATCCAGGCCCAAAGCCAAAGTTTTTCATCAAGCGAATTTTAGCGGCCAGTTCATCGTTGTTGGTAACCACCGCACCTCCTTCAAAGGCATTGAGGAACTTGGTGGCATGGAAGCTAAACACCTCAGCTTCACCAAAATTGCCCAACATCCGACCTTTATAGGAACAGCCCACGGCATGGGAGGCATCAAACGCCAGTTTCAGGTTGCGGCGTTGAGCCAGTTCGGTCAGCTCATCGATTTGGCAGGGACGTCCCCAAACGTGAACTCCCATAATGCCACTGGTGCGAGGGGTAATCAAACGCTCAACCTGGGCTGGATCCAGGGTATGGGTTTCAGGATCAATGTCGCAAAAAACGGGAGTAATTTCTTGCCATTGCAGGGCATGAGCGGTAGCAACGAAGGTGAAGGAGGGAACGATCACTTCTCCGGTCAAGCCCAAGGCGCGAATGACAATTTCCAGGGCAATAGTGCCATTACACATGGCAATACAATGCTTGGCTCCGGTAAACTCTGCCAACCGTTTTTCAAATTCCTGAACGTATTTGCCGTTGTTGGAAAACCATTTGCGATCGAGCACATCATTAATGCGCTCCATTAATTGATCGCGATCGCCAATATTAGGACGGCCAACGTGCAGCTTTTGAGTAAAAGCAGGTGCAGCACCAAATATGGCGAGTTTAGTGGATTGAGTTGTCTTAAGCATCGTCAGTAAATAGAAGGTGAATGAAACGAACCAAAACTAAAGCGTCAGGCACAGGGACAGACTGGCAAATTAACCCCTGCATCTCACCATAGAATTTAGTTTTGAGATACCATCGAAAAGTTCTATACAAATCACTGCTTAGGTGTGAGACTTGCTGCTTAGATGTGAGAGAGTATCGCACTCAAAGCACTTAAGAACTTTCAAGATTCAAGAGATGCATTAATCAGAATATATACAGAGAAAGTTGAATTCCTAATCTTCAGCTCCGTATTTTTACGGCATCTTTATAAATTTATAATCGTTACCAGGAAGAATTACAAAAATTGTTGTCCGAAACAGAATAAAGAACTATCCTCTTGTCGTCTCAAAATTTTTACTTTTCAGTAGTATGATCGTAATTCGAATAGATCAATCTAAAAACTCGCAGCTGCCTTCATTGGCATTCACTATGCCCCACCCCCCATTTCCCAATCCCATTGACATGACCTATTCTAGGAGTCGGCTATTCTGAGGGCTTTTCCTGCATGCCTTTGACAATCCTTGTAGCTGATGATGATTTGGGAACGCGATTATCGATCAGCGATTATCTTGAACAAGCTGGCTATACGGTAGTGATGGCAGCAAATGGGTTGGAAGCCTTGAAACTGGTTGAAGAATACCAACCCCACTTAATTGTTACCGATGTTACGATGCCCCAGTTGGACGGCTATGAGTTAGTACGACGGGTACGGCAAAAGCCTGCTTTACGACTACTGCCCGTTGTATTTCTGACGGCCCGGACTGAAACTCATGAACGAATTCAGGGATATAAGGTCGGTGGCGATGTGTATCTACCAAAGCCTTTTGAATTGCAGGAATTAGGGGTGATTGTGCGTAACCTGCTAGAACGGTTACAGATGATTGAACTGGAGTGGCGATCGCGCAATCTGCCCGTCTCAGGTGAATCCCCCGTAGCCCAAGATGTCCATACTACCGTTCAACCCACCTCGCCAGCCCTCAAATTGACAGAACGAGAGCAAGAAGTCTTAACGCTGCTGGCAGAAGGGCTGTCAAATGTGCAAATTGGCGATCGTCTGCATCTCAGTCCTCGCACCGTGGAGAAGTACGTCAGCAGCCTGCTCAACAAAACTGATACCAATAACCGGGCAGAATTGGTAAGATTTGCCGTCGATCACCACTTAGTCTAATGTTTCACTGGCAATTGTTGAACCAAGTACTTCAACAATCCCTGGCAGGCATCAGTCAGAATATCCAGGACTTGATTGAATCCATTTGGCCCACCGTAATAGGGATCGGGCACATCCTGAACAGTGTGGTGAGTGCAAAAATCGCACATCAAAAACACTTGACGGCGATAAGTTCCTGCAGGATCGAGGGCACAAATATCAGCATAATTGTCCCGATCCATCGCCAGAATCAGATCAAACTCGGCAAAATCGGCTTTAGTAAACTGACGGGCACAGCCCTGCATCTTCAGTCCACGCTGATAAGCCGCCGCCGTCATGCGGCGATCGGGCGGTTCTCCAATGTGATAACTAGAAGTGCCAGCAGAATCACAAATCACCTGGCCTGTAAGACCAGCTTGCTCCAAGAGATGATTCATCATATTCTCGGCTGCTGGAGAGCGACAAATATTTCCCAGACAAACAAATAATAATTTGTAAGGCATGAATCTTGCTAACGCTCAATAGTGCAAAACCGGGGAGGATGTCCCCGGAACAAGCTGAGCAACAACTTTTGTTGTCACCTCTTTAATCCTGCAAATCTTGTTCAGGATTTACATTCCTGGCAGGTTTAGGCCCCCAGTCAGTTCTTCCATCCGCTCCCGCATCGTGGCCGTGGACTTGTTATAAGCATCTTTCATGGCGACTGTAACCAGATCAGAAACGATTTCCGCTCCTTGCTCTAAAACATCGGGTGAGATAGTAACTCGCAGAGGTTCCTGGTTACCACTGAGAACGACCTTCACCAGTCCTCCCTGGGCCTCACCTTCAATTTCCATGACTTCGAGTTCTTCTTGAAGCCGTTTGGCGCCTTCTTGAACCTGTTGAGCTTTTTTGAATGCTTCGGCAAGCTCTTTCATTTTGCCAAGACCGAAGCCAAATCCCTGTCCTTGTGACATAACACCTACTGGGGTACGAGTTGATTACAGATTGTCAATTGTCTCATTATGACACTATCGGTTACGGGTGAATATTGTGGCTAACCGACCTCAGATTGGCTGAAACTCTCCCAAAATTTTAACTTCTGGCTCCAGACGCAACCGCCAACGCTCTTGCACTTCTCTTTGAACGTGCCGAATCAGTTGAAAAATATCACTGGCTGTTGCAGAACCACAATTCAGGATGAAGTTGGCATGACGCTGGGCCACCTGGGCACCACCAATTTGGTAGCCCTTTAAGCCAGTTTGCTCAATCAGCCAGCCCGCTTTGTACTCGCCGGGATTCCGGAAAACGCTGCCACAACTCGGCATATGGTAAGGCTGAGTGGTACGGCGCTGATCAAGATGACTGGCGGTATCGGCTGTAACCTGATCCGGACTAAATCCCGGTTTTAGCTGAAACGTGGCCTGGGTCACTAACCAATCCTTACCTTGCAGAATGGAAGTGCGATAGGCATATCCCATTTCCTCAGGAGTCAAGATTTTGACACTGCCATTTGGCAAGAGGACATGAGCATTCACCAGAGATTCAGCAACGCAGCCACCGTGGGCACCCGCATTCATCACAACGGCTCCCCCAACCGTGCCTGGAATGCCAACGGCCCACTCTAATCCCCGGCACCCCTGCTCGGCGGCGTGCCAGGCTAATCGGGGTAGAGGTTCACCAGCTCCCACAGTGACCTGGCCTGTTGTCAGGTCAAATCCGGTATGGCGCAGGCGGCGCGTACCAATAACCAGGCCAGGAAGACCACGATCGCTAATCAATAAATTCGACCCCGCCCCCAATAAAGTAATCAGCAGTCCTTCAGCCTTAGCCCAGGCGAAGCTAGCCTGAAGTTCATCTAAGGTGCGAGGGGCAACGTACCACTCGGCAGGGCCACCAACTCGAAAGGAAGTCAGTGTCGCTAAGGGAACTCCTGCTTTAATCACACAATCTGTGTTAGCAAGGTGAATCTGGCGATTAGCCGCGTGGGACAGACGACGAGTGGGTAGAGGAACCACGGTTTCTGTCTCAGGAGACATTGGTTTTGGAAGGTTGTATGAAAGAGTCATGACTTAACAATCGAATCCATTTCCCGCGACAGCAACCATCAAAAGGCTAATTTAGACGACTCAACCAATCAGGTTCGGTAGTGAGGGTGTGAAGTGAATAGAGAGATCTGACTAAGCGTGATTACACCACTCTTGAGATAACTCTTGCTCCACAGTCTGATGAAAAGCCATCACTTCTGAAATAATTTGATTGAGGTTACCTGCTCCCAGAAACAATGCGATATCTCCGGGAACCAACAGCTCTGTCAACAACTGGCTGATGGATGGTAGTGATGGTCGGTAGATTACCTTGTCGTGATGTGCTGCAATCAGGCTGGCAACCACTTCGCCTGTAAAACCTTCAGGCTTGGTTTCCCCAGCGCTGTAGATGTCGCTGACAATTACTACATCAGCATTCCCAAACGATCGCGAAAACTCCGATAGAAAAGCCTGAACTCGGCTATACCGATGAGGTTGGAAGATGGCAACCAACCGCTTACGAGAGGAAATTGGGGAATCTTGAATTTGTAACCGGGCCGCAGCCAGCGTTGCCTGAATCTCGCTAGGGTGATGCGCGTAATCATCCAGGAACAGGATGCCATTGTATTCACCCCGACGTTCCATGCGGCGACGTGCGCCTTCAAAGGTAGCCAGCGATCGGGCAATGGTCAGAAAATCTAACCCCAGCAAACGGCCAACCGCTACAGCCGCCAAGGCATTACTGAGATTGTGTTGACCGAGCAACTTCAAATTTAATCGTCCCAGAATTGCCCCTCGCTCCCAAACCCTGGCTGTCGTACCATCGCCCCGGTAGGATACACAATCTACGGTGTAGGTAGCTCCTGAATTGGCATTCAGACTATAAGTAATGGTGGGATGCAAGTGTTCCCGAACCGTGGGACAGTCATAGCAGGCAATCAGGGTTCGGCAATTTTTTTCAAACGTCTGAAAGGTATCGATGACCTGATCCAGGCTTCTGTAGTGATCGGTGTGATCCAGTTCAATATTGGTGACAATGCCAATTTCAGCCGCAAGCTTTGTTAAAGATCCATCAGACTCGTCCGCTTCAGCTACCAAATGAGATCCCTGACCGACCCGCGCATTGCCATACCATGCATTGACTTCACCACCTACAACAATGGTTGGATCCAGTCCGCCTTGCAGCAGCAAGTAGCCAACTAAACTACTCGTCGTTGTTTTACCATGCGTACCCGCAACCGCAATTCCCTGATAGGCTTGCATTAGACCTGCCAACACATCGGAACGATGGAAAATAGGACAGCCCAGGTCGCTAGCGGCTTGATATTCTAAGTTGTCTGAGTGAATTGCCGTTGAGCAAATCACTTGCGGCAGATCCACGACCGAGTTCTTTGAAGATCGAAAATACTCTAAGTTACTGGGATCCTGACTCCAGAAAATATGTACCCCATTCTCTTGCAATCGTTGGGTAATATGGCTAAGGCGAAGATCCGACCCAGAGACAGGAAGATTCCGCTTCGCCAGGACATAGGCTAAAGCAGACATACCAATGCCGCCCACACCAATGAAATGAAACGACCTGCCGCTGAAGTCAACAGAACTCAGCATTTTAGACTCCTCACGTACCACACCTGTATCACGCGCTATCATATCAGGAATCACCTTTTTGGCACACAAAGTTCGTAACTAGGCTCAGGCATTCATCAGTACTCAATTCGTGATTTAGCCGATGCCTATTGGGTTAGTTTGAACCACCCGAAATTTGAAATTACTTGATCAATTGAGAATTTGGAATTTAGGGATCTGCCCTGAACGTTATACCACTCCTTTCTTTTTTTGCCAATAAACGAAAACCCGGCCTGAGAAAGATATTTAATCTAAACACCGAACTCAGGGCTTGCTCAGATATTTTCTAAGCTTGTACTCCAAAAATCTCAATTACTTTTAAACCAGGTCTAGCTAGAGGACTGGAGTTTTTTCACCAGATCAACTACGGTTCTGAACTGGGACAAGGTTGAAAAAGTCTGTGTGGGGGATATGCCTTTGCAGAAAATAGGGATTTTCGGGGGGGCTTTCAACCCCGTTCATTGGGGCCATCTTGTCGTTGCAGAAACCGCTTTGAGTCAATTTGAACTGGATCAGGTTTTATGGGTCACGACTTACCATCCGTCCCATAAACAGATAAGCAATTTGCTGGAGTTTAAGCATCGGCTTACTATGGTGCAGCGGGCGATCGCCGATCATCCTAATTTCACCACTCCAGCTATCGCCTCAAAACCGGAAGAACCTTCCTATGCGATCTCTACGTTGCTGGAACTTCAGCCTCTTTATCCCCTTACAGAGTGGTACTGGATTATTGGCATCGATGCCTTTCAGAAATTACCTCGGTGGCGAAGTAGTGAAAAAGTTGCGACTCAATGCACCTGGCTAGTTGCCCCCCGCAATCATTTAGATGCCGTAACGGTATGTCAACAGGTTGCCACCCAGCTATCTGCCCATGCCTGGCCATTCCGCTGGCAATTACTCTCAATGCCTCAGATCGAGGTATCCTCTAGCTTAATCCGGCACTATTGCCAGATAGGGCGATCGCTGCGCTATTTAGTTCCCGAATCAGTTAGGGCTTATATTGCTGCCCATCAACTTTACCAAAGTTCGTAGACTGGGGAAGCCGCCCAAGGCTACGGCAAGAATTTTTAGCTAAACGTTGCCCCCAGACCAAAATCTTGAAACACAGTCATCAAGGGAAACAGGGGCATTTTCTTAAGAAAAAATGAGCATAGAGAATTGTTGCATGGGGATCCCCTGGCACCGTATGATTTCTATATTGACTAGGTATTTATCTACAGAGGGCAAGACGCAGTGATTAGAGTAGCGATTAACGGCTTCGGGCGCATTGGGCGTAACTTCGCGCGTTGCTGGCTGGGCAGAACAAATAGTCAAATAGAATTAGTTGCTATTAATGACACCTCCGACCCCAGAACCAATGCCCACCTATTGAGATATGACTCAATGTTGGGTAGGTTGTCAGACGACGTACAGATCAGCGCTGATGATAATAGCATCACCATTAACGGCAAAGTTGTTAAGTGTACGTCCGATCGCAATCCCGAAAACCTCCCCTGGAAAGAGTGGGAAATCGACCTAATCATTGAATCAACTGGGGTTTTCACCAGCAAGGAGGGGGCCACCAAGCACATCAATGCTGGGGCCAAAAAGGTGCTGATCACGGCTCCCGGTAAAAATGATGACGGGACATTTGTGGTCGGTGTGAATGAGAAAGATTACGACCACACCAAGCACCATATCATCAGCAATGCTAGCTGTACTACGAACTGCCTCGCGCCCATTGCCAAAGTACTGAATGACAACTTCGGCATCATCAAGGGCACTATGACCACCACTCACAGCTACACTGGAGACCAACGCCTCCTGGATGCCAGCCACCGGGATTTGCGTCGTGCCCGTGCTGCCGCAATGAATATTGTCCCCACCTCTACTGGAGCGGCTAAGGCCGTAGCGCTGGTACTCCCCGAACTGGCCGGAAAACTGAACGGGATTGCGCTGCGGGTGCCCACTCCCAACGTCTCTGTCGTGGATTTGGTGGTTCAGGTGGAAAAGAGCACGATCGCAGAACAGGTTAATGAAGTTCTGAAAGCTGCTTCCGAAGGCGAGATGAAAGGAATTATCAAATACTGTGATCTGCCGCTGGTTTCCAGTGACCATGCGGGTACCTATGAATCCTCCATCGTTGATGCCGCTCTAACGATGGTGATGGGTGGAGACATGGTCAAGGTTGTGGCCTGGTATGACAATGAATGGGGCTACAGTCAGCGGGTTGTTGATCTGGCTGAAGTTGTGGCTCAAAAGTGGGTCGCTTAAGCAAATCCCTAATCACTAGATCGAAAATTCATCCAACCCTTTTATTTCGGCAACTCTCAGGAGTTGCCTTTTTAGTTGAATGGCAAAGTAGAGATG from Leptodesmis sichuanensis A121 includes:
- the murB gene encoding UDP-N-acetylmuramate dehydrogenase: MSPETETVVPLPTRRLSHAANRQIHLANTDCVIKAGVPLATLTSFRVGGPAEWYVAPRTLDELQASFAWAKAEGLLITLLGAGSNLLISDRGLPGLVIGTRRLRHTGFDLTTGQVTVGAGEPLPRLAWHAAEQGCRGLEWAVGIPGTVGGAVVMNAGAHGGCVAESLVNAHVLLPNGSVKILTPEEMGYAYRTSILQGKDWLVTQATFQLKPGFSPDQVTADTASHLDQRRTTQPYHMPSCGSVFRNPGEYKAGWLIEQTGLKGYQIGGAQVAQRHANFILNCGSATASDIFQLIRHVQREVQERWRLRLEPEVKILGEFQPI
- the murC gene encoding UDP-N-acetylmuramate--L-alanine ligase, with the protein product MLSSVDFSGRSFHFIGVGGIGMSALAYVLAKRNLPVSGSDLRLSHITQRLQENGVHIFWSQDPSNLEYFRSSKNSVVDLPQVICSTAIHSDNLEYQAASDLGCPIFHRSDVLAGLMQAYQGIAVAGTHGKTTTSSLVGYLLLQGGLDPTIVVGGEVNAWYGNARVGQGSHLVAEADESDGSLTKLAAEIGIVTNIELDHTDHYRSLDQVIDTFQTFEKNCRTLIACYDCPTVREHLHPTITYSLNANSGATYTVDCVSYRGDGTTARVWERGAILGRLNLKLLGQHNLSNALAAVAVGRLLGLDFLTIARSLATFEGARRRMERRGEYNGILFLDDYAHHPSEIQATLAAARLQIQDSPISSRKRLVAIFQPHRYSRVQAFLSEFSRSFGNADVVIVSDIYSAGETKPEGFTGEVVASLIAAHHDKVIYRPSLPSISQLLTELLVPGDIALFLGAGNLNQIISEVMAFHQTVEQELSQEWCNHA
- the nadD gene encoding nicotinate (nicotinamide) nucleotide adenylyltransferase; protein product: MPLQKIGIFGGAFNPVHWGHLVVAETALSQFELDQVLWVTTYHPSHKQISNLLEFKHRLTMVQRAIADHPNFTTPAIASKPEEPSYAISTLLELQPLYPLTEWYWIIGIDAFQKLPRWRSSEKVATQCTWLVAPRNHLDAVTVCQQVATQLSAHAWPFRWQLLSMPQIEVSSSLIRHYCQIGRSLRYLVPESVRAYIAAHQLYQSS
- a CDS encoding type I glyceraldehyde-3-phosphate dehydrogenase produces the protein MIRVAINGFGRIGRNFARCWLGRTNSQIELVAINDTSDPRTNAHLLRYDSMLGRLSDDVQISADDNSITINGKVVKCTSDRNPENLPWKEWEIDLIIESTGVFTSKEGATKHINAGAKKVLITAPGKNDDGTFVVGVNEKDYDHTKHHIISNASCTTNCLAPIAKVLNDNFGIIKGTMTTTHSYTGDQRLLDASHRDLRRARAAAMNIVPTSTGAAKAVALVLPELAGKLNGIALRVPTPNVSVVDLVVQVEKSTIAEQVNEVLKAASEGEMKGIIKYCDLPLVSSDHAGTYESSIVDAALTMVMGGDMVKVVAWYDNEWGYSQRVVDLAEVVAQKWVA